The genomic window AAAACCAGAGGTAATGGACAGCCCTAATAAGGCAATTGACTTGGGGATCGGTATGGTGCATCAGCATTTTAAACTCGTCGAACCGTTTTCTGTCACAGAAAATATTATCATCGGAACAGAGCCGAAAAAAGGGATAAAAATTGATATCGCGAAAGCCAGAAAGGATGTCGTTGCATTATCCGAAAAATACGGCTTGGAGATTGATCCGGATGCAAAAATCGAAGACATCAATGTAGGAATGCAGCAACGGGTTGAAATCATTAAGACGTTGTATCGTGGGGCAGAAATCCTAATTTTTGATGAACCAACTGCGGTATTGACACCTCAGGAAATCACTGAGTTTCTGGCTATTTTGAAAAAATTGGTTGCAGAAGGGAAATCAATTATTCTAATTACGCATAAATTGAAAGAAATTATGGCAGCAGCAGATTCTTGCACGATTATTCGCAGAGGAAAAGTCATTGATACGGTGACTGTGGCAGATACGACAACAGATGCGCTGGCGGAAATGATGGTTGGGAAAACGGTTCATTTTTCAACTGATAAAGTTCCAGCCTCACCCAAAGAGGTTTTGCTGGAAGTGAAGGATCTGGTAGTAAAAAACAGTCACGGTAAGAACAGTATCGATCACTTGTCTTTCTCAATCAGAGCAGGAGAAATTTTGGGTATTGCAGGTGTTGATGGCAATGGGCAAACAGAGCTGATTGAGGCTATTACAGGGATGAAAAAAGTAGACTCCGGGGAAATTCTGCTTGAAGGTCAGTCCATTACCAATCATTCGCCAAGAGAAATCACTCAGTCTGGCATTTCCCATATTCCGGAGGACCGACATAAATATGGGCTGGTACTGGATTTTTCAGTCAGCGAAAACAGCATTTTACAAACTTATTACAAGCCGGAGATAACTCCAAAGGGACTGATCGATCGGGAAGTAGTGAAGCAGCTGACCGAAGGTTTTATTGAAGAATTTGATATTCGTGTTCCTTCTGCTGAGACCACTGCACGCTCATTATCCGGTGGGAATCAGCAAAAGCTGATTATTGCTAGAGAAATGAACATGGGACCTCAGGTGATGGTAGCGGTTCAGCCAACAAGAGGCTTAGATGTCGGCGCCATTGAATTTGTTCATAAACAGCTGATTGCTCTTCGTGATCAAAATGTAGCGGTGCTGCTGGTTTCTTTTGAGCTGGAGGAAATATTGAATGTTTCAGATCGCATTTTAGTCTTATTTGATGGGCAGGTTATCGGTGAAACAACACCTGAAACAACAACGGATCGTGAGCTTGGCCTAATGATGGCCGGAAAGTATCAGGAGGAGGGAAAATAAATGGAAAGTAAAACACAGAAAAAATATGATGCTGTCCTGATTCCTCTACTCGCTGTCATCTTCGGTTTGCTCTTGGGGGCAATCATGATGCTGATCAGTGGTTACGACCCATTACTGGCTTATGGCTCACTGATTAAAAAAATTGTAGGCAACGGCTATGACCTTGGTGAAGCCTTTCGAACCGTTGTTCCATTGGTAATGAGTGGCTTGGCTGTTGCAGTCGCAAGTCGTGCCGGTTTGTTTAATATTGGGGTTGACGGGCAGATCGTCATGGGTTCCTTAGGCGCATTGATTGTGGGAACACAGGTAAGCCTGCCACCGATTTTACATGGACTGGTTGCGTTGCTCGCAGG from Enterococcus sp. 9E7_DIV0242 includes these protein-coding regions:
- a CDS encoding ABC transporter ATP-binding protein, with the translated sequence METVLELKHISKAFGSFMANEDINFQLKKGEIHALLGENGAGKSTLMNIVFGLYQPTEGEIFVHGKPEVMDSPNKAIDLGIGMVHQHFKLVEPFSVTENIIIGTEPKKGIKIDIAKARKDVVALSEKYGLEIDPDAKIEDINVGMQQRVEIIKTLYRGAEILIFDEPTAVLTPQEITEFLAILKKLVAEGKSIILITHKLKEIMAAADSCTIIRRGKVIDTVTVADTTTDALAEMMVGKTVHFSTDKVPASPKEVLLEVKDLVVKNSHGKNSIDHLSFSIRAGEILGIAGVDGNGQTELIEAITGMKKVDSGEILLEGQSITNHSPREITQSGISHIPEDRHKYGLVLDFSVSENSILQTYYKPEITPKGLIDREVVKQLTEGFIEEFDIRVPSAETTARSLSGGNQQKLIIAREMNMGPQVMVAVQPTRGLDVGAIEFVHKQLIALRDQNVAVLLVSFELEEILNVSDRILVLFDGQVIGETTPETTTDRELGLMMAGKYQEEGK